The following are from one region of the Novosphingobium aureum genome:
- a CDS encoding OmpA/MotB family protein: protein MEARVRRKAPEESESYFVSMTDLMVGLVLIFIILLAYFALNLQATEEKLTGADAARADILQDLSEALKKEGLAVSIDIETGVLRLPDELLFNSGQYQLTEKGQRAVGTVADAMSEILPCYTIGAECAGEQSPYRVDAIFVEGHTDQDPMTGGLDNYDLSVMRAANTFRALKAANPIVDQMRNLPKSEPASAKILGLSGYGPDRLVDEGESPEAKSRNRRIDLRFLMMSPGALEEDALLK from the coding sequence ATGGAAGCGCGCGTCAGGCGCAAGGCGCCGGAAGAAAGCGAAAGCTACTTCGTCTCCATGACCGACCTGATGGTCGGCCTGGTCCTGATTTTCATCATCCTGCTCGCCTACTTTGCCCTAAACCTTCAGGCGACCGAGGAGAAGTTGACAGGTGCCGATGCGGCCCGTGCTGACATCCTGCAGGATCTTTCCGAGGCCTTGAAAAAGGAAGGCCTGGCCGTCTCGATCGACATCGAGACCGGCGTGCTGCGTCTGCCAGACGAGCTGCTTTTCAACAGTGGCCAGTATCAGCTCACAGAAAAGGGCCAGCGGGCCGTCGGCACAGTGGCTGACGCGATGTCCGAAATTCTGCCTTGTTACACGATCGGCGCTGAATGTGCTGGTGAACAAAGCCCCTACCGGGTCGATGCCATTTTCGTGGAGGGGCATACCGATCAGGATCCCATGACGGGTGGGCTTGATAACTACGACCTCTCGGTGATGCGTGCTGCTAATACCTTCAGGGCTTTGAAAGCAGCCAACCCGATCGTCGATCAAATGCGCAATCTGCCTAAGAGTGAGCCAGCCTCTGCCAAAATCCTGGGGCTGAGTGGTTACGGACCGGACCGGCTTGTGGACGAAGGGGAGAGCCCGGAAGCCAAATCGCGCAACAGGCGCATCGATCTCCGCTTCTTGATGATGAGCCCCGGCGCATTGGAAGAGGATGCCTTGCTCAAGTGA
- the zorA gene encoding anti-phage ZorAB system protein ZorA produces MIEMLGQSLIWFFTAVPGVGDAMAFWIAVGLILTASLIALTYRARFFKPFERALAERNALISDRIGGARSASDDARKAFSDSYFDIDEKMMEADHEEVFALRRAWEEYRETIIDPNSEVLRNSVRPEHFFLGLGERHKALGWFANIAIAVGLLFTFLGIIAALSTLDLSGGSEAMQSQLNNLMHVAGAKFWASVGGIVASIILRAVDYRFDKHVNEGLSKLCDLIEHGMAYLPPQRLASEQLDQLKEQTPALKGFSEQLAVVLEEALEKQFTPMVTSLGSIREGIDKISGDGGEAVSKAITQGAGAEMSGLADAIGAMTASLGTMADRLERQTSSADQQIEEAVRRFGQASEEMRVAFGDLNKNFAAVAERMRSDGEMASVESRKRIDDMHSSFAELADRMRTDNAAAGNMAREQMESLISNLGTSLDDMRTRLAESGDAFGKQTSDAARRAALVGQAALEEAFAEFSDRFRAISGPLVEEMQKASTHIGATASSLDGSNRALGDYARGIESVAARSSDIATALGTVAGDVREAVGPMRQTATSLQGSLDTLSNAIKEDARNADANRQEMREMSERTRSELREVSDALQATSEAAEGAWSDYRARFNEVDKSLGEALNQLTEATSSHARNLNDRVGQVDGELAKGITQLAAALRPLESLSDTVEDLSATLTERRTEAAS; encoded by the coding sequence ATGATCGAGATGCTTGGCCAGAGCTTGATCTGGTTCTTCACTGCCGTTCCCGGCGTCGGCGATGCGATGGCATTCTGGATTGCCGTTGGCCTGATCCTGACGGCATCGCTGATCGCGCTGACCTATCGCGCGCGGTTCTTCAAGCCATTTGAAAGGGCGCTAGCAGAACGCAATGCCCTGATCTCCGATCGGATCGGTGGGGCTCGATCTGCGTCAGATGATGCGCGTAAGGCGTTTTCTGACAGCTACTTCGATATTGATGAAAAGATGATGGAGGCCGACCACGAGGAGGTCTTCGCCTTGCGCCGGGCGTGGGAGGAATATCGCGAGACCATCATCGATCCCAATTCCGAGGTCTTGCGAAATTCTGTTCGTCCAGAGCACTTTTTTCTGGGACTTGGAGAAAGGCACAAGGCTCTCGGCTGGTTCGCGAACATTGCCATCGCAGTCGGACTGCTGTTCACATTTTTGGGTATCATCGCGGCGCTTTCCACGCTTGACCTGAGCGGTGGCTCTGAGGCGATGCAGTCGCAGCTCAATAACCTTATGCATGTTGCCGGGGCTAAATTCTGGGCTTCGGTCGGGGGCATCGTTGCCTCGATTATCCTTCGCGCAGTCGACTATCGCTTCGACAAGCACGTGAATGAGGGGCTCAGTAAGCTGTGCGACCTGATCGAACACGGTATGGCCTATCTTCCGCCACAGCGCCTGGCCTCGGAGCAGCTTGATCAGCTCAAAGAGCAGACTCCGGCTCTCAAGGGATTTTCAGAGCAGCTCGCAGTCGTCCTAGAAGAGGCGCTCGAAAAGCAATTCACGCCGATGGTAACGAGCTTGGGTTCCATTCGAGAGGGCATCGACAAGATTAGCGGCGACGGCGGCGAGGCGGTGAGCAAGGCGATCACACAAGGCGCTGGCGCCGAGATGAGCGGGCTTGCCGATGCGATTGGCGCGATGACGGCTTCGTTGGGTACAATGGCGGACCGGCTCGAAAGGCAGACCAGTTCAGCCGACCAGCAGATCGAGGAGGCGGTCCGCCGTTTCGGGCAGGCCTCCGAAGAGATGCGCGTGGCGTTCGGCGATCTGAACAAGAACTTTGCGGCAGTCGCGGAGCGTATGCGCAGCGATGGTGAAATGGCCAGCGTGGAGTCTCGCAAGCGGATCGACGACATGCACTCGTCCTTTGCCGAACTGGCCGATCGCATGCGCACTGATAATGCAGCGGCAGGTAATATGGCGCGTGAACAGATGGAGAGCCTGATCTCCAACCTTGGTACCAGTCTTGACGACATGCGTACCCGTCTTGCCGAGTCAGGCGATGCGTTCGGCAAACAGACCAGCGATGCGGCAAGGCGGGCGGCGTTGGTCGGGCAGGCAGCACTGGAAGAGGCCTTCGCCGAGTTCTCAGATCGTTTCCGGGCGATAAGCGGCCCGCTCGTCGAGGAAATGCAGAAGGCTTCGACCCACATCGGGGCTACTGCCAGTTCGCTTGATGGAAGCAACCGTGCCCTCGGGGACTACGCGCGTGGGATCGAAAGTGTTGCTGCGAGATCCAGCGACATCGCGACTGCGCTTGGCACGGTTGCCGGTGACGTGCGCGAGGCTGTTGGTCCAATGCGGCAAACGGCGACATCCTTGCAGGGCTCGCTTGATACGCTTTCCAATGCGATCAAGGAAGACGCGCGCAACGCCGATGCCAATCGTCAGGAAATGCGTGAGATGTCCGAACGGACGAGATCGGAACTTCGCGAAGTCTCCGACGCGCTCCAGGCTACGAGCGAAGCCGCTGAAGGCGCATGGTCGGACTACCGTGCTCGGTTCAACGAAGTCGACAAGTCGCTTGGCGAGGCACTCAATCAGCTGACCGAAGCGACAAGCAGCCACGCGCGAAACCTCAATGATCGCGTGGGGCAGGTCGACGGTGAACTGGCCAAGGGCATTACCCAGCTCGCGGCTGCGCTGCGTCCGCTGGAGAGCCTGAGCGATACCGTGGAAGACCTCTCTGCAACGCTGACCGAAAGGCGAACCGAGGCGGCTAGCTGA